The following coding sequences are from one Sphingomonadaceae bacterium OTU29LAMAA1 window:
- a CDS encoding MbcA/ParS/Xre antitoxin family protein, whose product MIAADRETSVPQDKPSRVFRKSRPMMPRQDAARQARVAALAWSTFGDRERVMAFLNADHPQLGGRPLDLAIASDAGLNRVEGVLAELAVAVPSR is encoded by the coding sequence TTGATCGCCGCCGATCGCGAAACGTCCGTTCCGCAGGACAAACCAAGCCGCGTCTTCCGCAAGTCGCGACCCATGATGCCCAGACAGGACGCAGCACGTCAGGCGCGCGTAGCAGCGCTTGCGTGGTCGACCTTCGGTGACCGCGAGCGGGTCATGGCATTCCTCAACGCCGATCATCCGCAGCTTGGTGGCCGACCGCTCGACCTGGCGATCGCCAGCGATGCCGGCCTGAATCGGGTGGAAGGCGTACTGGCCGAACTGGCTGTTGCAGTTCCGTCGCGTTGA
- a CDS encoding DUF423 domain-containing protein: MILGILAALSGAIAVAAGAFGAHGASGPAVEWLKTGGQYQLIHAVVALVALRMEARGPASLFVIGGAIFAVTLYLMALGAPRWLGAVTPIGGLLLIGGWLWLAWTLRG, from the coding sequence ATGATCCTCGGTATTCTCGCCGCGCTGTCGGGCGCAATCGCGGTGGCCGCCGGGGCGTTCGGCGCGCATGGTGCCAGCGGCCCCGCGGTCGAATGGCTGAAGACCGGTGGCCAGTATCAGCTGATCCACGCGGTCGTGGCACTGGTCGCGTTGCGGATGGAGGCGCGCGGACCGGCGTCGCTGTTCGTCATTGGTGGCGCGATTTTCGCAGTCACGTTGTACCTGATGGCCTTGGGTGCGCCGCGCTGGCTGGGTGCCGTGACCCCGATCGGCGGTTTGTTGCTGATCGGCGGATGGCTTTGGCTGGCATGGACGCTACGCGGCTGA
- a CDS encoding cation:proton antiporter: MHEAAGDVSMLRDGMILLGFGLAFVLLFRKLGLGATLGFLVAGAVVGPHLLGLVGDAESKLGIAELGITLLLFVVGLELNPTRLWRMKHEIFGVGLLQVVTCGLAITAVVWGLARFSAPAAFALGLPLALSSTAQVLPMLQSSGRMRTPFGERAFSILLFQDLSIVPLITIVAAMSRNPADADGPPGWLLAVYTVLAVVGLILAGRFLLRPLFRLIGNLGEREMFVFAALFTVIASAAVMEALGLSTALGAFIAGVMLADSPYRHELEADVEPFRSILLGLFFLAVGMLLNLQAIADRPLFVLSMALALIATKTAVITLIGMVFRMTWRSALALGLLLSQGGEFGFVLFAQAQAGLLVAPEAASLFGAIITLSMATTPFLMAATKRFREEPVAKDQARDGPTADGANAIIVGYGRFGQTVGQMLLAQGIPVTLIDTDIEMIDIAGEFGAKVYYGDGTRMDLLRQAGAADAELILFCIDGDQIQPDTLEGVREAFPKAAIYVRAFDRRALVKLKKTSAVYVVREVLESAVKMARVAMRDLGIAGADIDRAEDMYRSRDKERLRIQIEAGDLRAARSMVAEQQPWGNDPR; the protein is encoded by the coding sequence ATGCATGAGGCCGCCGGGGACGTCTCGATGCTGAGGGACGGGATGATCCTGCTCGGTTTCGGGCTGGCGTTCGTGTTGCTGTTCCGCAAGCTGGGCCTTGGTGCGACGCTGGGGTTTCTCGTCGCAGGTGCGGTCGTGGGCCCACATCTGCTGGGCCTCGTCGGCGATGCCGAATCGAAGCTGGGCATCGCCGAACTCGGCATCACGCTGCTGCTGTTCGTGGTCGGGCTGGAACTCAACCCGACACGATTGTGGCGGATGAAGCACGAAATCTTTGGCGTCGGCCTGTTGCAGGTGGTTACCTGCGGCCTTGCAATCACCGCCGTGGTATGGGGCCTCGCCCGCTTTTCCGCGCCCGCCGCGTTCGCGCTCGGACTGCCGCTGGCGCTGTCGTCGACGGCGCAGGTGTTGCCGATGTTGCAATCTTCGGGAAGGATGCGGACGCCGTTCGGCGAGCGGGCGTTTTCGATCCTGCTGTTTCAGGACCTGTCGATCGTCCCGCTGATCACGATCGTCGCCGCGATGAGCCGGAACCCGGCCGATGCCGACGGACCGCCCGGGTGGTTGCTGGCGGTCTATACCGTACTCGCGGTGGTGGGGCTGATCCTCGCCGGCCGGTTCCTGCTGCGGCCGTTGTTCCGGCTGATCGGCAATCTGGGCGAGCGCGAGATGTTCGTGTTCGCAGCGCTGTTCACCGTCATCGCCAGCGCGGCGGTCATGGAGGCTTTGGGCCTGTCGACCGCGCTCGGCGCGTTCATCGCCGGCGTGATGCTGGCGGACAGCCCGTATCGGCACGAGCTGGAGGCGGACGTAGAGCCGTTCCGCTCGATCCTGCTCGGCCTGTTCTTCCTTGCCGTCGGCATGCTGCTGAACCTGCAGGCAATTGCCGACCGGCCGCTGTTCGTGCTGTCGATGGCACTCGCGCTGATCGCGACCAAGACGGCAGTGATAACGCTGATCGGTATGGTGTTCCGGATGACGTGGCGCAGCGCGCTCGCACTCGGGTTGCTGCTCAGTCAGGGCGGTGAATTCGGGTTCGTCCTGTTCGCGCAGGCACAAGCCGGGCTTCTCGTCGCGCCGGAAGCGGCGAGCCTGTTCGGGGCGATCATCACGCTGTCGATGGCGACGACACCGTTCCTGATGGCCGCGACCAAACGTTTCCGCGAGGAACCGGTGGCGAAGGATCAGGCGCGCGACGGACCGACCGCGGACGGGGCGAACGCGATCATCGTCGGATACGGGCGATTCGGCCAGACGGTCGGGCAGATGCTGCTGGCGCAGGGCATTCCGGTGACGCTGATCGATACCGATATCGAGATGATCGACATCGCCGGCGAATTCGGCGCGAAGGTCTATTACGGCGACGGCACGCGGATGGACCTGTTGCGGCAGGCGGGTGCGGCGGATGCGGAACTGATCCTGTTCTGCATCGACGGCGACCAGATCCAGCCCGACACGCTGGAAGGCGTGCGTGAGGCATTCCCAAAGGCTGCCATCTATGTACGCGCCTTCGATCGACGCGCGTTGGTCAAGCTCAAGAAAACCTCCGCCGTCTACGTCGTACGCGAAGTGCTGGAATCGGCGGTAAAGATGGCGCGGGTGGCGATGCGCGATCTCGGGATTGCCGGTGCCGATATCGACCGTGCGGAGGATATGTACCGCTCCCGGGACAAGGAGCGGCTGCGCATCCAGATCGAGGCGGGGGATCTGCGCGCGGCGCGATCGATGGTGGCGGAACAACAGCCGTGGGGGAACGATCCGCGATGA